One window from the genome of Natronomonas pharaonis DSM 2160 encodes:
- the folP gene encoding dihydropteroate synthase, producing MRTVDAAGLQIGDDHPPRIMGVLNVSEESPYDPSVFDEPDEAARYVDEDLIGEGADIVDVGLESANKKFEVLSADQELDRLDTAVETLRSTSGDAVWSIETRYHEVAEAALDAGFDMVNDICGFADPEMTTVCAEYDVAVSKMASPPDLERPGAIDDVDDIYAALEQNGFTEKTILDPAFGGWSETKTIEDDRETFRRLREFRAYGRPLLVSINRKNFLRDIAGRDTEAALPVSLAATSMAVERGAHVIRTHDVAETRDAALVGHEFTPERANGSGFEALDVTTDRELARHLGRTVDDAPEPSVLPHAVAFGLPSGPAAYLGEQARTVGLETYHGDRLVVVGTADGFKTLRTAIEDDADAPQRASEAITELSAQFGGV from the coding sequence ATGCGAACGGTAGACGCCGCTGGCCTGCAGATCGGCGACGACCACCCGCCACGAATCATGGGCGTGTTGAACGTCTCCGAGGAATCCCCCTACGACCCAAGCGTCTTCGATGAGCCCGACGAGGCGGCCCGCTACGTCGACGAGGACCTCATCGGCGAGGGCGCTGACATCGTCGACGTCGGGCTGGAGTCAGCAAACAAAAAGTTCGAGGTGCTGTCGGCCGACCAAGAACTCGACCGGCTCGACACCGCTGTCGAGACGCTGCGTTCGACCTCCGGTGACGCCGTCTGGTCCATCGAGACCCGGTACCACGAGGTCGCGGAGGCCGCCCTTGACGCTGGTTTTGACATGGTAAACGACATCTGCGGCTTCGCCGACCCGGAGATGACGACCGTCTGTGCGGAGTACGATGTCGCCGTCTCGAAGATGGCCTCGCCGCCGGATCTTGAACGGCCGGGCGCAATCGACGATGTCGACGACATCTATGCGGCATTAGAACAGAACGGGTTTACCGAGAAGACGATCCTTGACCCGGCCTTCGGCGGCTGGAGCGAAACGAAGACCATCGAGGACGACCGCGAGACGTTCCGGCGGCTGCGGGAGTTCCGCGCCTACGGCCGGCCGCTGCTCGTCTCTATCAACCGGAAGAACTTCCTGCGCGATATCGCCGGCCGCGACACCGAGGCCGCGCTGCCGGTGTCGCTGGCGGCGACGTCGATGGCCGTCGAACGGGGCGCACACGTCATCCGAACCCACGATGTCGCCGAGACACGGGATGCGGCGCTTGTCGGCCACGAGTTCACTCCGGAGCGGGCAAACGGTTCCGGCTTCGAAGCACTCGACGTGACGACGGACCGGGAACTGGCTCGCCATCTCGGCCGGACAGTTGACGACGCTCCGGAGCCGTCGGTGCTTCCGCACGCTGTCGCCTTTGGATTGCCGTCGGGGCCGGCGGCGTATCTGGGCGAACAGGCCCGAACGGTAGGGCTCGAAACCTACCACGGCGACCGGCTCGTCGTCGTCGGAACGGCCGATGGCTTCAAGACGCTGCGGACGGCCATCGAGGACGATGCCGACGCGCCCCAGCGGGCCAGCGAGGCGATAACGGAGCTCTCGGCCCAGTTTGGCGGCGTCTGA
- a CDS encoding RNA methyltransferase: MPNIAVAVVGAETPGNVGTIARSMKNFGLSELYLVDPPELDPDGEAYGFAGHAREDVLPNATEVEFSYLTEQFYTVACTATTNEDATKHVRYPFIEPAALSDELAGLDADVCIVFGRERVGLTNDELAQLDRICSIPADGDYPVLNLAQAATIVLYELRELTVEETQHPKQAHERADEHEIEGLHETFSEYLHEVGHPEEKIPKTERLFRRLAGRASPTGREARTLRGVLRRGALVASGEIPRPGTSDPGDEPNQKDESNRENE; this comes from the coding sequence ATGCCGAACATCGCTGTCGCCGTCGTCGGCGCGGAGACACCGGGCAACGTCGGCACCATCGCCCGCTCGATGAAGAACTTCGGGCTCTCGGAGCTGTATCTCGTCGACCCGCCGGAGCTTGACCCCGACGGCGAGGCGTACGGCTTCGCCGGCCACGCCCGCGAGGACGTGCTTCCGAACGCCACCGAAGTCGAGTTTTCGTATCTGACAGAGCAGTTCTACACGGTCGCCTGCACCGCGACAACCAACGAGGACGCGACGAAACACGTCCGGTACCCGTTCATCGAGCCGGCGGCGCTCTCCGACGAGCTGGCTGGCCTCGACGCCGACGTGTGTATCGTCTTCGGCCGCGAACGCGTCGGCCTGACGAACGACGAACTCGCCCAGCTGGACCGTATCTGTTCGATTCCAGCCGACGGCGACTACCCCGTGTTGAACCTCGCACAGGCCGCAACAATTGTCCTCTATGAGCTCCGCGAACTGACCGTCGAAGAGACCCAACATCCAAAGCAGGCCCACGAACGGGCCGACGAACACGAAATTGAGGGACTCCACGAGACGTTCTCGGAATACCTCCACGAGGTCGGCCATCCGGAGGAGAAGATACCCAAAACCGAGCGGCTCTTCCGCCGGCTGGCCGGCCGCGCCAGCCCGACCGGCCGAGAGGCCCGGACGCTACGCGGCGTGCTCCGCCGTGGCGCGCTGGTCGCCAGCGGCGAAATCCCGCGCCCAGGTACGTCGGACCCCGGAGACGAACCGAATCAGAAGGACGAATCGAATCGGGAAAACGAGTAG
- the gatE gene encoding Glu-tRNA(Gln) amidotransferase subunit GatE, which produces MSYDYEDLGLVAGLEIHQQLDTETKLFCNCPTERREPEEAVRSFTRYLHPTKSELGELDEAALEESRVDREFEYLAFDTTCLVEEDDEPPHRLDEEALATAMEIATLLDCSVVDQAQVMRKIVVDGSNTSGFQRSTLLATDGEIETDEGAVRIADMLLEEESAARIEEHDDGVTYGLDRLGIPLVEIGTKPDIRTPTQAREAAERIGMLLRSTGKVKRGLGTIRQDVNVSIEEGARVEMKGVQSLDDIDDLVENEVGRQIELLDIAETLRERDAAVGEPRDVTEVFEDTESGVIAGAERVEAVRLDGFDGLVGREIQPDRRLGTELSDHAKRHGAGGIFHTDELPAYGVSEAEVEALRDAVGADAADAVALVAADTDVAETAIEAVADRAETAIEGVPEETRGANEDGTSRYLRPLPGAARMYPETDVPPVEPDPSDIDPPELLTERVDRYQSDLGLDAGLAEQVAYGRYMPVFETAVDRGVDPTTAAGTLASTLTELRRDDVAVENLTDEHLLSVLELVEAGDLPQEGINPALETLADDPSLTAEAAVEEAGLGGVDRETVREAVVEVIERNADQVEAEGMGAFSGLMGECMGQLRGKADGEVVSELLREEIQKRA; this is translated from the coding sequence ATGAGCTACGACTACGAGGACCTGGGTCTCGTCGCCGGGCTGGAAATCCACCAGCAGCTCGATACCGAGACCAAGCTCTTCTGTAACTGTCCGACAGAACGCCGGGAACCCGAGGAGGCGGTCCGCTCGTTTACCCGTTATCTCCATCCGACGAAATCGGAGCTCGGCGAACTCGACGAGGCGGCGCTCGAAGAATCCCGCGTCGACCGGGAGTTCGAGTATCTCGCCTTTGATACGACCTGTCTCGTCGAAGAAGACGACGAACCGCCACACCGTCTCGACGAGGAGGCGCTTGCGACGGCGATGGAGATTGCGACGCTGCTGGACTGCAGCGTCGTCGACCAGGCGCAGGTGATGCGGAAAATCGTCGTCGACGGCTCGAACACCTCCGGCTTCCAGCGGTCGACGCTGCTGGCGACCGACGGCGAAATCGAGACCGACGAGGGAGCGGTCCGCATCGCAGATATGCTGCTGGAAGAGGAGTCGGCCGCTCGCATCGAAGAACACGACGACGGCGTCACATACGGCCTCGACCGGCTGGGCATCCCGCTTGTCGAAATCGGCACGAAACCGGATATCCGGACGCCGACGCAGGCCCGCGAGGCCGCCGAGCGAATCGGGATGTTGCTCCGCTCGACGGGCAAGGTGAAACGCGGCCTCGGAACCATCCGACAGGACGTCAACGTCTCCATCGAGGAGGGCGCACGCGTCGAGATGAAGGGCGTCCAGAGCCTCGACGACATCGACGACCTCGTCGAAAACGAGGTCGGCCGGCAAATCGAGCTGCTCGACATCGCCGAGACGCTCCGGGAGCGCGATGCTGCCGTCGGCGAGCCACGAGATGTGACCGAGGTCTTCGAGGACACCGAAAGCGGCGTCATCGCGGGGGCAGAACGCGTCGAAGCGGTTCGGCTCGATGGGTTCGACGGCCTCGTTGGCCGCGAAATCCAGCCCGACCGTCGGCTCGGCACCGAGCTTTCCGACCACGCCAAGCGGCACGGCGCGGGCGGCATCTTCCATACCGACGAACTCCCGGCCTACGGCGTCAGCGAGGCCGAGGTCGAAGCGCTCCGAGACGCTGTCGGAGCCGATGCGGCCGATGCCGTCGCGCTGGTCGCCGCTGACACCGACGTCGCCGAGACGGCCATCGAGGCCGTTGCCGACCGCGCCGAGACGGCCATCGAAGGCGTCCCCGAGGAGACTCGCGGGGCAAACGAGGACGGCACCTCCCGCTATCTGCGGCCGCTGCCGGGTGCAGCGCGGATGTACCCCGAAACGGACGTGCCGCCGGTCGAACCGGACCCAAGCGACATCGACCCACCGGAGCTTTTGACCGAGCGAGTCGACCGCTATCAGTCCGACCTCGGACTCGACGCCGGACTGGCTGAGCAGGTCGCATACGGACGATACATGCCCGTCTTCGAGACGGCCGTCGACCGCGGTGTTGACCCGACGACCGCCGCCGGCACGCTTGCGTCGACCCTAACGGAACTGCGACGCGACGACGTTGCCGTCGAAAATCTCACCGACGAGCATCTGCTCTCTGTCCTTGAACTCGTCGAGGCCGGCGACCTGCCGCAGGAAGGTATCAATCCGGCGCTGGAGACGCTCGCCGACGACCCATCGCTCACCGCCGAAGCGGCCGTCGAGGAGGCCGGTCTCGGCGGTGTCGACCGCGAGACGGTCCGCGAAGCCGTCGTCGAGGTTATCGAGCGCAACGCCGACCAAGTAGAGGCTGAGGGCATGGGGGCGTTCTCCGGACTCATGGGCGAGTGTATGGGCCAGCTCCGCGGCAAGGCCGACGGTGAAGTCGTCTCCGAACTGCTGCGAGAAGAGATACAGAAGCGCGCCTAG
- a CDS encoding helix-turn-helix transcriptional regulator gives MTEMDPTAQLGSAESDQSITVSQLRAELDGTGQSEAPGTAISEVVDEVEASLFGTDGFSFEETHVKSSLDELLLSLVALRSSDTHGKQLLDDLAQEFDTILSPGTVYPRLHDLCDEDVLEQRELVKTKEYTLDDATEAQSDIAEAARQHLALGMVLRAALEEGDFE, from the coding sequence ATGACAGAGATGGACCCCACCGCCCAGCTCGGGTCGGCAGAAAGCGACCAGTCAATAACCGTCTCCCAGCTCCGGGCCGAGCTGGACGGTACCGGGCAGAGCGAAGCGCCGGGAACGGCGATTTCCGAAGTCGTCGACGAGGTTGAGGCCTCGCTTTTCGGCACGGACGGCTTCTCGTTCGAAGAAACCCACGTCAAATCCTCGCTGGACGAGCTGCTGCTTTCGCTTGTGGCGCTGCGGAGCTCCGACACGCACGGCAAGCAGCTGCTCGACGACCTCGCACAGGAGTTCGACACGATTCTCAGCCCCGGCACGGTGTATCCGCGCCTGCATGACCTCTGTGACGAGGACGTACTCGAACAGCGCGAACTCGTCAAGACCAAGGAATACACCCTCGACGACGCTACGGAGGCCCAATCCGACATCGCGGAGGCCGCCCGCCAGCACCTTGCGCTCGGTATGGTGCTTCGGGCCGCGCTTGAGGAAGGCGACTTCGAGTAA
- a CDS encoding class II fumarate hydratase codes for MADEDTDYRIERDSLGEMEVPADAYWGAQTQRALGNFPVSGITFQRRFIRALGIVKKSAAKANLDLELLEADKAEAIIEAADEVIAGEHDDQFPVDVFQTGSGTSSNMNANEVIANRATEIYGGEIGTREIHPNDHVNYGQSSNDVIPTAMHVASLEAARKDVLPGLETLAEELAAKEDEFDAVVKTGRTHLQDATPVRLGQEFGGYRTQIEKGIDRVEGATERLEELALGGTATGTGLNTHPEFPERAAEYISEETGLSFREADNHFEAQAAHDAMSEAHGALRTVAGSMNKIANDLRLLASGPRNGLGEVEQPENQPGSSIMPGKINPVVAESVNQVHKQVIGNDAAVSAGAARGEIDLNLYKPVLAYNFLQSASIIASSAELFGERFVGKLEANADHCRTKVEQSMALATALNPAIGYDKASKVAKQALKEGKTVREVAVEEGYLTEAEADEVLDPKAMTERVILGDD; via the coding sequence ATGGCAGACGAGGACACGGACTACCGCATTGAACGGGACAGCCTCGGCGAGATGGAAGTGCCGGCCGACGCCTACTGGGGCGCACAGACCCAACGCGCGCTCGGGAACTTCCCCGTCTCAGGCATCACTTTCCAGCGCCGGTTCATCCGCGCGCTCGGCATCGTCAAGAAGTCCGCCGCGAAGGCGAACCTCGACCTCGAGCTGCTGGAGGCCGACAAGGCCGAAGCCATCATCGAGGCCGCCGACGAGGTCATCGCCGGCGAACACGACGACCAGTTCCCGGTCGATGTCTTCCAGACCGGCTCGGGGACGTCCTCGAACATGAACGCAAACGAGGTCATCGCCAACCGGGCGACCGAGATTTACGGCGGTGAAATCGGCACCCGTGAAATCCACCCCAACGACCACGTCAACTACGGCCAATCGAGCAACGACGTGATTCCGACCGCGATGCACGTTGCGTCGCTGGAGGCCGCCCGGAAAGACGTCCTTCCGGGGCTTGAGACGCTTGCTGAGGAACTGGCGGCTAAGGAAGACGAATTCGATGCCGTCGTCAAGACCGGCCGCACCCACCTGCAAGACGCCACGCCCGTCCGGCTCGGACAGGAGTTCGGCGGCTACCGGACCCAAATCGAGAAGGGTATCGACCGCGTCGAAGGCGCGACCGAACGGCTCGAAGAACTCGCCCTCGGTGGCACGGCCACCGGGACGGGGCTCAACACGCATCCGGAGTTCCCCGAGCGGGCCGCCGAATACATCTCCGAGGAGACGGGCCTTTCGTTCCGCGAGGCGGACAACCACTTCGAGGCCCAGGCCGCCCACGACGCGATGAGCGAGGCCCACGGCGCGCTCCGGACCGTCGCCGGCTCGATGAACAAAATCGCCAACGACCTCCGACTGCTCGCCTCGGGGCCGCGGAACGGTCTCGGCGAGGTCGAACAGCCCGAAAACCAGCCGGGGAGCTCCATTATGCCCGGCAAAATCAACCCGGTCGTCGCTGAATCGGTCAATCAGGTCCACAAGCAGGTCATCGGCAACGACGCGGCGGTGTCGGCCGGCGCGGCGCGCGGCGAAATCGACCTGAACCTCTACAAGCCGGTGCTCGCGTACAACTTCCTGCAGAGCGCCTCGATTATCGCCAGTAGCGCCGAACTCTTCGGCGAGCGGTTCGTCGGCAAGCTCGAAGCCAACGCCGACCACTGCCGGACGAAGGTCGAACAGTCGATGGCGCTCGCGACGGCGCTGAACCCCGCCATTGGCTACGATAAGGCGTCCAAGGTCGCAAAACAGGCGCTCAAAGAGGGCAAAACCGTCCGCGAGGTCGCTGTCGAGGAAGGCTACCTCACCGAGGCGGAAGCCGACGAAGTGCTTGACCCGAAGGCGATGACCGAGCGGGTCATCCTCGGCGACGACTGA
- a CDS encoding BolA family protein, which produces MTPEDVEAEIEAALEDCEATVSRARGKHDDDHLEATVVSPAFEELSLVDQHQLVYDALGEAMTTDIHALELTTRTPE; this is translated from the coding sequence ATGACGCCCGAAGACGTCGAGGCCGAAATCGAGGCAGCGCTCGAAGACTGCGAGGCGACCGTCAGCCGCGCCCGCGGGAAACACGACGACGACCACCTCGAAGCGACCGTCGTCTCCCCGGCGTTCGAGGAGCTATCGCTCGTCGACCAACACCAGCTGGTCTACGACGCCCTCGGCGAGGCGATGACGACCGACATCCACGCGCTGGAGCTTACGACCCGCACTCCCGAGTGA
- a CDS encoding tRNA sulfurtransferase → MDCTVVRYGELGVKGQSVRRRMETRLRENIAAALESDGISGSVERRHGRLVVHTTAPEAAARAVTAVPGVASASPAVRVSPEAAEIEAALADLARGREFDSYAVRASRARDDHPFTSPELEQSGGAAVGEVTDATVDLEAPAVTFEADVRPDVAYVFAARHEGPGGLPVGTQAPLVALVSGGIDSPVAAAEMLRRGAPVIPVYVDLGDYGGVDHRARAISTCERLAARAPNTDCRPYVVDGGDTLDDIASALDRGRMLSVRRYFFAVAEAIAEIEDAAGIVTGEALGQKSSQTARNLQVTSAAVELPVHRPLLSMDKPEITERARKLGTYEEATIQAGCNRLAPDTPETDGRLEKLRDLEPDNLLERAREDALAATRVSLSDA, encoded by the coding sequence ATGGACTGTACCGTCGTTCGGTACGGCGAACTCGGCGTCAAGGGGCAGTCGGTTCGTCGACGCATGGAGACGCGGCTCCGCGAGAATATCGCGGCAGCCCTTGAGTCCGACGGCATCTCCGGCTCCGTCGAGCGGCGACACGGCCGGCTCGTGGTACACACCACTGCGCCGGAAGCAGCCGCCCGAGCCGTCACAGCGGTTCCCGGTGTCGCCTCGGCAAGCCCCGCTGTGCGGGTCTCGCCGGAGGCCGCCGAGATTGAAGCCGCACTCGCCGACCTCGCGCGCGGCCGCGAGTTCGACAGCTACGCCGTCCGCGCATCGCGCGCCCGCGATGACCACCCGTTTACGAGCCCCGAACTGGAGCAAAGCGGCGGGGCAGCCGTCGGCGAGGTGACGGACGCAACAGTCGACCTTGAGGCCCCGGCGGTGACCTTCGAAGCCGACGTACGGCCGGACGTGGCCTACGTTTTCGCAGCCCGGCACGAGGGACCGGGGGGGCTCCCGGTCGGCACACAAGCCCCGCTCGTGGCGTTGGTCTCCGGCGGCATCGACTCGCCGGTCGCCGCCGCAGAGATGCTCCGCCGGGGGGCACCGGTCATTCCGGTCTACGTCGACCTCGGCGACTACGGCGGTGTCGACCACCGTGCTCGGGCCATCTCGACCTGCGAGCGGCTCGCAGCGCGTGCGCCCAACACCGACTGCCGACCCTACGTCGTCGACGGCGGCGATACTCTCGACGACATCGCGTCGGCACTGGACCGGGGGCGGATGCTTTCGGTGCGGCGGTACTTTTTCGCCGTCGCCGAGGCCATCGCCGAAATCGAGGACGCCGCCGGCATCGTCACTGGCGAGGCCCTCGGACAGAAATCGAGCCAGACCGCCCGGAACCTGCAGGTCACCTCCGCGGCGGTCGAACTGCCGGTCCATCGGCCGCTGCTCTCGATGGACAAACCGGAAATCACCGAGCGGGCACGGAAGCTGGGAACCTACGAGGAAGCGACGATACAGGCCGGCTGCAACCGGCTGGCCCCGGACACCCCCGAGACAGACGGCCGCCTCGAAAAGCTCCGCGACCTCGAACCCGACAACCTTCTGGAACGCGCCCGTGAGGACGCGCTGGCCGCAACACGGGTGTCGCTTTCGGACGCCTGA
- the fen gene encoding flap endonuclease-1 — protein MGNADLRTLAAIEPKPFDELGGSVVAVDAHNWLYRYLTTTVKFTRSEAYTTADGEEVANLIGVVQGLPKFFEHDVTPVFVFDGGVSDLKADEVEKRRDQRERYEAQLEAAKERDETDAAEIAALESRTQRLTDTIVETTRELLARLDVPVVEAPAEGEAQAAHMARRGDADYVGSEDYDALLLGAPYTLRGLTSNGDPECMDFEATLSTHDLSWEGLVDAAILMGTDFNEGLSGVGPKTAVKLIHEHGDLRSVLAARDDDIPHADRIRELFLDPAVTDDYDYDTDIDPDFERAREFVTETWGVPADEVERGFERIEESVIQTGLDRWT, from the coding sequence ATGGGAAACGCGGACCTCCGGACGCTGGCGGCCATCGAGCCCAAGCCGTTCGACGAACTCGGCGGGTCGGTCGTGGCTGTCGACGCCCACAACTGGCTGTATCGGTACCTGACGACCACCGTCAAGTTCACCCGGAGCGAGGCGTACACGACCGCCGACGGCGAGGAGGTCGCCAACCTCATCGGCGTCGTCCAGGGGCTGCCCAAGTTCTTCGAACACGACGTGACGCCGGTGTTCGTCTTCGACGGTGGTGTCTCCGACCTGAAAGCCGACGAGGTCGAAAAGCGACGCGACCAGCGCGAACGCTACGAGGCACAGCTCGAAGCCGCAAAGGAACGCGACGAGACCGACGCCGCCGAAATCGCCGCCCTCGAGTCTCGGACCCAGCGGCTCACGGACACGATTGTAGAGACAACCCGCGAGCTCCTTGCACGGCTCGACGTGCCGGTCGTCGAAGCGCCCGCTGAAGGGGAGGCACAGGCTGCTCACATGGCTCGACGCGGCGACGCCGACTACGTCGGCTCGGAGGACTACGACGCGCTCTTGCTTGGCGCTCCGTACACGCTGCGGGGGCTGACGAGCAACGGCGACCCCGAGTGCATGGATTTCGAGGCGACGCTTTCGACCCACGACCTGAGTTGGGAGGGCCTCGTTGACGCCGCCATCCTGATGGGGACCGATTTCAACGAGGGACTCTCCGGCGTTGGACCGAAAACCGCCGTGAAACTGATTCATGAACACGGCGACCTTCGGAGCGTGTTGGCGGCCCGCGACGACGACATCCCCCACGCCGACCGCATCCGCGAGCTGTTTCTCGACCCCGCGGTCACAGACGACTACGACTACGATACGGACATCGACCCGGACTTCGAGCGCGCACGCGAGTTCGTCACCGAGACGTGGGGGGTGCCGGCCGACGAGGTCGAACGCGGCTTCGAACGCATCGAGGAGTCCGTCATCCAGACAGGGCTGGACCGCTGGACCTGA
- a CDS encoding GNAT family N-acetyltransferase yields MEPELLGWPPDGPTLRLDYRQFSYAGKFVMSSTGKAVVRDPSGADTERDFDDDIVAAVAFNADRTAPETLWLRYVTVRADRRGEGLGPRLCRFVVARAERRGYATAKIAVNNPFAYEALYRAGFAYTGETTGIAELILERPTDAPAPDRSKETYQRGLDRYRERDLEQAETAFLRRKRQATPPEPTD; encoded by the coding sequence ATGGAGCCGGAACTGCTCGGGTGGCCCCCTGACGGACCGACCCTGCGGCTTGATTACCGTCAATTCAGCTACGCGGGCAAGTTCGTCATGTCTTCGACGGGCAAGGCCGTCGTCCGCGACCCGAGCGGTGCCGACACCGAACGCGACTTCGACGACGATATTGTCGCCGCCGTCGCGTTCAACGCCGACCGGACCGCTCCGGAGACGCTGTGGCTTCGGTATGTCACCGTCCGGGCGGACCGCCGCGGCGAGGGGCTCGGCCCGCGGCTCTGCCGCTTCGTCGTCGCACGGGCCGAAAGGCGCGGCTATGCGACGGCCAAAATCGCGGTGAACAACCCCTTCGCCTACGAGGCGCTCTACCGGGCGGGGTTTGCATACACCGGCGAAACGACCGGCATCGCGGAGCTGATATTGGAGCGACCGACTGACGCGCCCGCGCCGGACCGCTCGAAGGAGACGTACCAGCGTGGCCTCGACCGGTACCGCGAACGTGACCTCGAACAAGCAGAGACGGCCTTCCTACGTCGGAAGCGACAGGCAACGCCCCCCGAGCCCACGGACTAG
- a CDS encoding class I SAM-dependent methyltransferase codes for MRWDVQAFDLFAPLYDIWMPSADETALRKGLACADREGDRIIDVGGGSGRAARTVGATVVDPAAGMLARARAKGLETVQASATDLPHPDDSVDAVIVVDALHHFPDPEAGLAEISRVLAPGGVLVVREFDRSTRRGRLLEAGEHLFGFESTFYTAAELEAAIEAAGLEARPVEYGFETTVCGVAPAGRDDE; via the coding sequence ATGCGCTGGGATGTACAGGCCTTCGACCTGTTTGCGCCGCTGTACGACATCTGGATGCCGTCGGCCGACGAGACCGCGCTCCGAAAGGGACTGGCGTGTGCCGACCGCGAGGGAGACCGAATCATCGATGTCGGCGGCGGCTCCGGGCGGGCCGCCCGGACTGTCGGCGCGACAGTCGTCGACCCTGCTGCCGGAATGCTGGCGCGGGCGCGGGCCAAAGGGCTCGAAACCGTCCAGGCGAGCGCGACCGACCTCCCTCATCCGGACGACTCGGTCGATGCCGTCATCGTCGTCGACGCGCTTCACCATTTCCCCGACCCCGAGGCGGGCCTCGCGGAGATATCGCGCGTGCTCGCGCCGGGCGGCGTCCTCGTCGTCCGCGAGTTCGACCGCTCGACACGGCGTGGCCGGCTCCTCGAAGCCGGCGAGCATCTGTTCGGCTTCGAATCGACGTTCTACACTGCCGCGGAGCTAGAAGCAGCCATCGAGGCGGCCGGGTTGGAGGCACGTCCGGTCGAGTACGGCTTCGAGACGACTGTTTGCGGCGTCGCACCCGCCGGCAGGGACGACGAGTAG